Proteins from one Mercurialis annua linkage group LG7, ddMerAnnu1.2, whole genome shotgun sequence genomic window:
- the LOC130014828 gene encoding uncharacterized protein LOC130014828 — protein sequence MTFKSHQLQNLLSNPADLGKAKDEFFWQKTDGFTVASLSEMLPISSVNIQGRLSFLTQHIWKEILPPRIQFFIWLLARDRISSNVTLISRGILTSENSKCDLCEDDESSMHIVLHCKYAWFFWSSLLQKSNLSWVSPSSLDQFFWNWNSLSSGRHKKLWKLIWFFGIWHLWKARNNRVFNDSIDDIHSLQFQSIGRTVEFYRARNHSFEYSGADVFRSLDYFCNYV from the coding sequence ATGACATTCAAAAGTCATCAGCTCCAGAACTTGCTGTCGAATCCTGCAGATTTAGGAAAAGCAAAAGAcgaatttttttggcaaaaaacaGACGGTTTTACAGTAGCTTCTTTGTCCGAGATGCTGCCTATAAGTTCTGTGAATATTCAGGGGAGATTATCGTTCCTAACGCAGCATATTTGGAAGGAAATACTGCCTCCACGCATCCAATTTTTCATATGGTTACTGGCTCGGGATCGAATATCATCGAATGTCACTTTGATTTCTAGAGGTATTCTAACTTCAGAAAATTCTAAATGTGATCTTTGTGAGGATGATGAATCTTCTATGCATATTGTTTTGCATTGTAAATATGCTTGGTTTTTTTGGAGTTCATTGCTTCAGAAGAGCAATCTCAGctgggtttctccttcttcgttGGATCAATTCTTCTGGAATTGGAATTCTTTATCGTCGGGAAGACACAAAAAGCTTTGGAAGCTCATATGGTTCTTTGGCATCTGGCATCTCTGGAAAGCCAGAAATAATAGAGTCTTCAACGATTCTATCGATGACATTCATAGTTTACAGTTTCAGAGTATTGGTCGAACTGTCGAATTTTATAGGGCTAGGAATCATAGCTTTGAATATTCAGGAGCAGACGTGTTTCGTTCATTAGACTACTTTTGTAATTATGTTTAG